In a genomic window of Amblyomma americanum isolate KBUSLIRL-KWMA chromosome 4, ASM5285725v1, whole genome shotgun sequence:
- the LOC144129896 gene encoding uncharacterized protein LOC144129896, producing the protein MNSPMDPGMLLPESPKSPGSRKSIRRTRSKHGGPVEKHSPLEKKKLSPGSHKSPDGRGGRKPHRSSSEKMHNAASLPSHKIPRRSTKPPRTPKSPPDAKASSPKSPLSLQVAPASRSRPERISSVNQLITQKGLLYLKSCLNVIKVDNVDNVKRVLAKGGILWPEKNPKPDFLNAILFMSSNVFAPVLLELTIEDNYGRGAYLQWRPTSTYNIRSEELRRLFETRHIRQHLAVSYKAFAGTYNETRLDQLMTNLNGFEEFLKRWKDVVDDLRVFNDSTDILRYTPSVSRKR; encoded by the exons ATGAATTCCCCGATGGATCCCGGCATGCTGTTACCCGAAAGCCCAAAGTCTCCGGGGTCAAGAAAAAGCATCCGCAGGACTCGGAGCAAGCACGGAGGCCCTGTCGAAAAACATAGTCCACTCGAGAAGAAGAAGCTCTCGCCAGGCTCGCACAA GTCTCCGGACGGAAGAGGAGGGCGCAAGCCTCACAGGTCGTCGAGCGAGAAGATGCACAATGCAGCTTCCCTGCCGTCACATAAGATTCCACGCCGCTCCACAAAGCCACCGCGCACTCCGAAGTCACCGCCGGATGCAAAGGCGTCGTCTCCCAAGTCTCCATTGTCGTTGCAGGTTGCCCCAGCTTCCAGGAGCCGTCCCGAGAGA ATTTCCAGCGTCAATCAACTGATCACTCAGAAAGGTCTCTTGTACCTGAAGTCGTGCCTCAACGTCATCAAAGTGGATAACGTCGACAACGTCAAGCGAGTGTTGGCCAAAGGAGGTATTCTATGGCCCGAGAAGAACCCTAAACCAGACTTTCTCAATGCCATACTCTTCATGTCTTCCAACGTATTCGCGCCTGTGCTTCTGGAACTCACCATCGAGGACAACTACGGCAG GGGCGCTTACCTGCAGTGGCGCCCGACCAGCACCTACAACATTCGTAGCGAAGAGCTGAGGAGGCTGTTCGAGACGCGCCACATTCGCCAACACCTGGCAGTTTCGTACAAGGCATTCGCCGGAACTTACAACGAGACGCGGTTGGACCAGCTCATGACTAACTTGAACGGCTTCGAGGAATTCCTGAAGCGGTGGAAGGACGTGGTCGACGATTTGAGGGTGTTCAACGACAGCACCGACATCCTCCGGTACACGCCGTCTGTGAGCAGGAAAaggtaa
- the LOC144130429 gene encoding uncharacterized protein LOC144130429, with translation MHKNLGEDTMNDIIETLSVQNLLEFTNGDIQISYYRSKDKAVKSLRDFCLYNVYVLFGYAVNNQFLTMGLYKELKKVINLAESMRREYPKLVTAFSSDLKGKNRSSYEAFSVRADVFEEAFEILSRSTPSGYPALYKGYPTLTEKPLENWIRIRNYFSGLVDNDSSLLLGSGAQFFRRFKNFTMMLHHLRLPFYAEDAHLGMILGGLGTSLAATLFYDHVDMVARQPAEVYERNQRCLSSKPERPNLDLQGAVAAVPIVSALFRKWSKDANLSAFTGDIPPILSSQLPYFAACYLLCGEVDGPLLCNTPHRHSSDFARAFGCEPDSPMNPKDKCSMFP, from the exons ATGCACAAAAACCTCGGCGAAGACACTATGAACGACATAATCGAAACTCTGAGTGTACAAAACCTATTGGAATTCACCAACGGTGACATTCAGATTAGCTACTACCGAAGCAAAGACAAAGCCGTGAAGTCACTGCGTGACTTCTGCTTGTACAATGTTTACGTTTTGTTCGGTTACGCAGTGAACAACCAGTTTCTGACAATGGGTCTGTACAAAGAGCTGAAGAAGGTCATCAACCTCGCTGAAAGTATGCGTCGCGAATATCCGAAGTTGGTGACCGCATTCTCCAGCGACCTCAAAGGCAAGAATAGGAGTTCGTACGAAGCTTTTTCAGTACGGGCAGATGTTTTCGAAGAGGCTTTCGAAATTCTCAGCAGATCCACTCCGTCCGGGTACCCTGCTTTGTACAAAGGGTACCCGACCTTGACAGAAAAGCCCTTGGAAAATTGGATTCGCATAAGGAATTACTTCTCTGGGTTAGTCGACAACGATTCTTCCTTGCTCCTTGGTTCCGGCGCACAGTTTTTCAGGAGGTTCAAGAACTTCACAATGATGCTGCATCATCTCAGGCTTCCATTCTACGCTGAAGACGCCCACCTAGGAATGATTCTGGGAGGCCTTGGGACGTCGCTCGCCGCGACGCTGTTTTACGACCACGTCGACATGGTCGCCAGGCAACCTGCCGAAGTCTACGAGCGAAACCAACGCTGTCTATCGTCGAAGCCCGAGAGACCAAACCTCGACCTCCAG GGAGCCGTGGCTGCCGTGCCCATAGTGTCTGCACTCTTCCGGAAGTGGAGCAAAGACGCCAACCTCAGCGCCTTCACAGGAGACATTCCGCCCATCCTTAGTTCCCAGCTGCCCTACTTTGCTGCGTGCTACCTACTCTGTGGCGAGGTTGATGGGCCTCTGCTCTGCAACACACCGCATCGACATAGTTCGGACTTTGCGCGTGCTTTCGGTTGCGAGCCGGACTCCCCTATGAACCCTAAGGACAAGTGTTCGATGTTTCCTTAG